One Triticum dicoccoides isolate Atlit2015 ecotype Zavitan chromosome 4B, WEW_v2.0, whole genome shotgun sequence genomic window carries:
- the LOC119290646 gene encoding nifU-like protein 1, chloroplastic translates to MEASLTAAAAATSSFPPQIRRRIIKFNPPVLPRRPQFRDSKIWTANFRGHLAAASASTPPPPGGGLYSAVTYELTPGNVDRVLDDVRPYLISDGGDVAVVSVEDGVVSLRLEGACSSCPSSTTTMNMGIERVLKEKFGDAIKDIRQVFDGDQQPEETTPEAVNRHLDILRPAIANYGGSVKVLAVDGEDCLVKYDGPESIGSGVKAAIKEKFPDITNVVFTQ, encoded by the exons ATGGAGGCGTCGCTGACCGCGGCCGCCGCCGCTACCTCGTCGTTTCCGCCGCAAATCCGTCGCCGAATCATCAAATTCAACCCGCCCGTGCTCCCTAGGCGACCCCAATTCCGAGACTCCAAGATCTGGACCGCCAACTTCCGGGGACACCTGGCTGCGGCCTCGGcatccacgccgccgccgccgggaggCGGCCTGTACTCGGCGGTGACCTACGAACTGACGCCAGGTAACGTCGACCGCGTCCTCGACGACGTGCGCCCCTACCTCATCTCCGACGGCGGCGACGTCGCCGTCGTGTCCGTAGAGGACGGCGTCGTCTCCCTTAGGCTTGAAG GGGCGTGCAGCAGTTGTCCAAGCTCGACGACGACGATGAACATGGGCATCGAGCGAGTGCTCAAGGAGAAGTTCGGTGACGCCATCAAGGACATCCGCCAGGTGTTCGACGGGGACCAGCAGCCGGAGGAGACAACGCCTGAG GCGGTGAACCGGCACCTGGACATACTGCGGCCGGCGATCGCGAACTACGGCGGGAGTGTGAAGGTTCTTGCCGTTGACGGCGAGGACTGCCTGGTTAAGTATGACGGCCCAGAGTCCATCGGAAGTGGAGTGAAGGCAGCCATCAAGGAGAAGTTCCCCGACATCACGAATGTGGTGTTCACCCAGTGA